From Eleftheria terrae, the proteins below share one genomic window:
- a CDS encoding PepSY-associated TM helix domain-containing protein, translating into MMSTSNPSAAAPAPATLAPLLWRLHFWAGLLVAPLLVFAAVTGLLYTASPQLEAWLHADLDRVRVSGPPRSLDDQVNAVLQAYPDQALRFVVPPIEPGQTTQVYLRAPHEHHGGGGGHDHGLPAGTIVYVDPYTAQPVGSLAELQRFKTWTKKLHSSALQGDGWRWLMELAASWLLVMLVTGLYLWWPWRRGGRGWQAVLPRRGHGRRAAWRELHALGGALMSLLLLVIVSTGLTWSRYAGENFRLAQQALDQRTPSAPPGLRSTPPAAPAAPLSLQAIHERARPVAAGVQMQLTPPERPDGVWRIENFDRSQPTRRFSLVLDSYSGAVLFRTGWSDFALLPKATAVGIPFHRGEFGLWNQLVLAGVALGTLFSVVSGLIMWWMRRPRGRLAAPPLQWQQLRAAPWWLALAAVLLGLALPVFGWSLLALATFELLAGLRRHGRPAAATT; encoded by the coding sequence ATGATGTCTACCTCCAACCCCTCTGCCGCAGCCCCCGCGCCTGCCACCCTCGCCCCCTTGTTGTGGCGCCTGCATTTCTGGGCCGGCCTGCTGGTCGCCCCGCTGCTGGTATTCGCGGCAGTGACTGGCCTGCTCTACACGGCCTCGCCCCAGCTGGAGGCCTGGCTGCACGCCGACCTGGACCGCGTGCGCGTGAGCGGCCCGCCCCGCTCTCTCGACGACCAGGTGAACGCCGTGCTGCAAGCCTATCCGGACCAGGCGCTGCGCTTTGTGGTGCCGCCCATCGAGCCGGGCCAGACCACCCAGGTCTACCTGCGTGCGCCGCACGAGCACCATGGCGGCGGAGGTGGCCATGATCACGGCCTGCCGGCCGGCACCATTGTCTATGTCGACCCCTACACGGCTCAGCCGGTGGGCTCGCTGGCGGAGCTGCAACGCTTCAAGACCTGGACCAAGAAGCTGCATTCCTCCGCACTGCAAGGTGACGGCTGGCGCTGGCTCATGGAGCTGGCGGCCAGCTGGCTGCTGGTGATGCTGGTGACCGGGCTGTATCTCTGGTGGCCCTGGCGACGCGGCGGACGCGGCTGGCAAGCCGTCCTGCCGCGGCGCGGCCACGGCCGGCGTGCCGCCTGGCGTGAGCTGCATGCGCTGGGCGGCGCCCTGATGAGCCTGCTGCTGCTGGTGATCGTCAGCACGGGCCTGACGTGGTCGCGCTACGCTGGCGAGAACTTCCGGCTGGCCCAGCAGGCATTGGATCAGCGCACTCCGAGCGCCCCGCCCGGTCTGCGCTCCACCCCCCCGGCGGCGCCGGCAGCGCCCCTCAGCCTGCAAGCCATCCACGAACGCGCACGGCCGGTGGCGGCCGGCGTGCAGATGCAGCTCACGCCGCCCGAGCGCCCCGACGGCGTCTGGCGCATCGAGAACTTCGACCGCAGCCAGCCCACCCGTCGCTTCAGCCTGGTGCTCGACAGCTATTCCGGCGCCGTGCTGTTTCGCACCGGCTGGTCCGACTTCGCCCTGTTGCCCAAGGCCACCGCGGTCGGCATTCCGTTCCATCGAGGCGAGTTCGGCCTATGGAACCAGCTGGTGCTGGCAGGGGTGGCCCTCGGCACCCTGTTCTCGGTCGTGTCCGGCCTCATCATGTGGTGGATGCGTCGCCCACGCGGCCGGCTTGCCGCCCCGCCGCTGCAATGGCAGCAGCTGCGTGCGGCACCGTGGTGGCTGGCGTTGGCGGCGGTGTTGCTGGGGCTGGCCTTGCCGGTATTCGGCTGGAGCCTGCTGGCCCTTGCCACCTTCGAACTACTGGCCGGCCTGCGCCGGCACGGGCGTCCCGCTGCGGCGACGACCTGA
- a CDS encoding DUF2946 family protein codes for MFVRRRHPRFAFWAVAFALLLKAAVPLLASAAAQQQGKTLVEVCTVYGIKTVALEADGSTTDLPADTDPHGAAAVHGSDHCVLSGMLAHAAPAQAPAAAIRVPPHWLPPATAPPSTTVPDAAAAWSARLYHPPPSLA; via the coding sequence ATGTTCGTGCGTCGCCGCCATCCCCGCTTTGCCTTCTGGGCTGTGGCCTTCGCGCTGCTGCTGAAGGCGGCGGTGCCCCTGCTGGCGTCGGCGGCGGCGCAACAACAGGGCAAGACGCTGGTCGAGGTGTGCACGGTCTACGGTATCAAGACCGTCGCGCTGGAGGCCGACGGCAGCACCACCGACCTGCCCGCCGACACCGACCCGCACGGCGCGGCCGCCGTGCATGGCAGCGATCACTGCGTGTTGTCGGGCATGCTGGCGCATGCCGCACCGGCACAGGCGCCAGCTGCCGCCATTCGGGTTCCGCCGCACTGGCTGCCGCCGGCCACCGCCCCGCCCAGCACCACCGTGCCCGACGCGGCCGCGGCCTGGTCGGCCCGGCTGTACCACCCCCCGCCTTCTCTCGCCTGA
- a CDS encoding PhnD/SsuA/transferrin family substrate-binding protein: MTIAFRAGSVLALLFHTVVSADVDVLVAVEPSLKKEALSVHGRALEEKLHQALGYRVSVSHSEDLGDSMRATRTAEYDVFVGPPQVAASAMAHGYDLLGANSPEESFVLVARKDMASVINLRGRSAYLPPQDSIYTYVTRGMLNAHGVSFAELRQIEYRRYPQAGLIAVGLGFSDVTAARLTEWEAWANENPDKAASLKVMATSSPVPGGYSVVVRQTLPAETRAALARWFQEQSESVGLKRVAFQPEAALYKMVGELGHFTPTSLPGAEVVDAQQVRELLAKGAVIVDTRSEKEFTTKRIPQAILASYVEKSLKDVAFDPNVDNFKALHRLDKALPTIFACNGPECWKSYKASKAAIALGFKKVYWFRGGLPAWEAAGYAIAPAPGKMAEANEVPPQQSETHAIQ, translated from the coding sequence ATGACGATCGCCTTTCGCGCCGGCTCAGTGCTGGCGTTGCTGTTTCACACTGTCGTCAGCGCCGACGTCGACGTTCTTGTCGCCGTTGAACCAAGTCTCAAGAAGGAGGCGTTGTCCGTTCACGGGCGTGCATTGGAAGAGAAGCTGCATCAGGCTCTCGGGTACAGGGTGTCTGTATCGCATAGCGAAGACCTTGGGGACTCTATGCGGGCCACACGTACAGCAGAATACGACGTATTTGTTGGCCCCCCTCAAGTGGCCGCTTCGGCGATGGCACACGGTTACGACCTGCTGGGTGCCAACAGTCCCGAGGAATCGTTCGTGCTTGTTGCTCGCAAGGACATGGCCTCTGTCATCAACTTGCGTGGCAGATCTGCGTACCTGCCTCCTCAGGATTCCATCTACACCTACGTCACACGGGGCATGTTGAACGCGCACGGCGTGAGTTTTGCGGAGCTCCGGCAGATCGAGTACCGACGGTATCCGCAAGCGGGGCTAATCGCGGTAGGACTGGGCTTCTCCGACGTCACCGCTGCCCGCCTGACCGAGTGGGAAGCGTGGGCCAATGAAAACCCTGACAAGGCCGCCTCGTTGAAAGTAATGGCTACGTCGAGCCCAGTCCCTGGGGGCTATTCTGTGGTCGTTCGGCAGACGCTTCCCGCCGAAACTCGTGCAGCGCTCGCGCGCTGGTTCCAGGAACAGTCTGAATCCGTTGGGTTGAAGAGAGTGGCCTTCCAGCCGGAGGCGGCGCTGTACAAGATGGTTGGAGAGCTAGGCCACTTCACACCTACGTCGCTTCCCGGCGCTGAAGTGGTGGACGCGCAGCAAGTGAGGGAACTGCTCGCCAAGGGAGCAGTGATCGTTGACACGCGCAGCGAGAAGGAGTTCACCACGAAGCGCATTCCGCAAGCCATCCTTGCCTCATACGTTGAAAAGTCGCTGAAGGACGTCGCCTTCGACCCAAATGTCGACAACTTCAAGGCCTTGCATAGGCTCGATAAGGCATTGCCTACGATCTTTGCCTGCAACGGTCCGGAGTGCTGGAAGTCATACAAGGCCAGCAAAGCCGCAATAGCGCTAGGTTTCAAGAAGGTGTACTGGTTCCGGGGAGGCTTGCCCGCATGGGAAGCAGCAGGGTATGCGATTGCCCCTGCGCCGGGCAAGATGGCTGAGGCGAACGAGGTGCCGCCACAGCAGTCCGAGACGCACGCGATCCAGTGA
- a CDS encoding PEP-CTERM sorting domain-containing protein: MDTLSSGQLATPPPFRGGLLVKGAFMKNVVAGLALALTLPVAMADTATARLSNLAISVVDLDTTDTHVPSPAWSQNVGRSELSYIVPGQSPTNLGRDLSGAPDTLGLERPGASIAAEADWAEGLLEATADVTTAGAAYAAFTSRDIKAPGLLFLIPPKTSVTLSADAFLSAATDYLCASSCFGASAFAGLNLTVGSRQLNDAIEVSAGAGTTFDTLSRQLTLTYSNTTGEAQWATLSASVEIAGEVVPVPEPESYALMGLGLVGLMLHRARKARQAQAQA, encoded by the coding sequence ATGGACACGCTGTCCTCCGGGCAGCTCGCGACCCCGCCGCCCTTCAGGGGCGGTCTTCTTGTCAAGGGAGCATTCATGAAAAATGTCGTCGCAGGACTGGCTCTTGCGCTCACTCTGCCCGTCGCCATGGCTGACACGGCGACTGCCCGCCTGTCGAATCTGGCCATCAGCGTGGTCGATCTGGACACCACCGACACGCATGTGCCGAGCCCCGCGTGGAGCCAGAACGTTGGCCGGAGCGAACTCTCGTACATCGTGCCGGGCCAGTCGCCGACCAACCTCGGGCGCGACCTCAGCGGCGCACCGGACACCCTTGGCCTCGAACGCCCCGGGGCCAGCATTGCCGCCGAGGCGGACTGGGCCGAAGGCTTGCTGGAGGCCACGGCTGACGTGACGACCGCCGGAGCGGCCTACGCGGCCTTCACTTCGCGCGACATCAAGGCGCCCGGCCTGCTGTTCCTGATTCCTCCGAAGACCAGCGTGACGCTGTCGGCCGATGCCTTCCTGTCTGCGGCCACGGATTACCTCTGTGCCTCCTCCTGCTTCGGCGCAAGCGCCTTTGCAGGACTGAACCTCACCGTGGGCAGCCGCCAGCTGAACGATGCGATCGAGGTCTCGGCCGGCGCCGGGACGACCTTCGACACGCTGTCGCGCCAGCTCACGCTCACCTACAGCAACACCACCGGTGAAGCCCAATGGGCAACCCTGTCGGCTTCGGTAGAGATCGCTGGTGAAGTGGTGCCGGTGCCCGAGCCGGAGAGCTATGCGCTGATGGGCCTGGGCCTGGTCGGGCTGATGCTGCACCGCGCCCGCAAGGCTCGGCAAGCCCAAGCACAGGCCTGA
- a CDS encoding copper chaperone PCu(A)C encodes MKTSFHALLASCALALCTRANAATPIQVHAPWARPTVAGQTSGGGFLTLENQGPTADKLVGAATPVAGSTELHSMKMEGPVMRMRHVEAIDLPAGQKVELKPGGLHVMFFGLKAPLKAGDTVPLTLRFEKAGEVTVQMKVGAPAADAPRTGHSAHSH; translated from the coding sequence ATGAAAACCAGCTTTCACGCCCTCCTCGCCTCCTGTGCCCTGGCGCTCTGCACCCGGGCCAACGCCGCGACGCCCATCCAGGTCCACGCTCCGTGGGCCCGCCCGACCGTTGCCGGCCAGACGTCAGGTGGCGGTTTCCTGACGCTGGAGAACCAGGGCCCCACCGCCGACAAGCTGGTCGGCGCTGCCACGCCGGTGGCCGGCTCCACCGAGCTGCACAGCATGAAGATGGAAGGGCCCGTGATGCGCATGCGCCATGTCGAGGCCATCGACCTGCCTGCCGGACAGAAGGTGGAACTCAAGCCGGGCGGCCTGCATGTGATGTTCTTCGGCCTCAAAGCCCCGTTGAAGGCCGGCGACACCGTGCCCTTGACGCTGCGGTTCGAGAAGGCTGGCGAAGTGACGGTGCAGATGAAGGTCGGCGCGCCTGCCGCAGACGCACCTCGCACCGGCCATTCTGCGCACTCGCACTGA
- a CDS encoding TonB-dependent receptor, with translation MHRPLQTLLAAALAAAPAVRAAAADDSQQQQHLEPVLVTGARSSAPSPDLPHSSAGKSAVQLREQNLVNPEDALKYLPSTTLRKRYSGDRNALIGGRSFGTLQPSRALVYVDGFLISNFLGRFDAPRWNMLTPESVERVDVLYGPFSALYPGNSIGTTVAVTERRPRAFEAAVRLSRFRQHFDAYGHADHYDGHQQSAHLGDRLGSGLWYTVDLNRQDATSQPMQYQAVTADAAGRFPEPRSGPATPVTGVRYDTDPRGLRRALLGAGAGAIDHTVQQTVKLRLGQTLDRALAGDLLLAHWTQRSQTRNLSFLRDGSGQAVWRGLVSDGAQRFELPATALAPSRRDERHLQAGLRLKTQHDTGWNTTLVLSGYRIIEDRQRQATQPDPQAGAGGAGSVTRRDGTGWNTAELVTTYTPAADDLAGGRHALTFGLHRNAYRLHSTVDRTADWRGGPGQPDQYYRGRTRVVALYGQDVWRLRPDLKLTWGVRWERFEAGDGQQKFPGSEPEPRYPSRRLHGSSPKASLAWWATPDLLLKASAGRGVRFPNVEELYNGSIAANGRKTSSDPRLAPERADALELSAEYGWQRHLLRASLFQDDVQDAILRQNDVSAQIDWVSNVDRVRTRGIELTWQAQDWPARGLSLDANVALARSKVAANARDPRSVGKYWPRVPRLRASVVAAWRANERWTTSLALRHSGRAYNTSDNSDIQPDVYGGVSRLTQLDLRGSVKLQPQLELALGIDNLTDQRAWQSHPYPGRTLLAELRWTR, from the coding sequence ATGCATCGCCCCCTGCAGACCCTGCTGGCGGCGGCCCTTGCGGCCGCCCCTGCCGTTCGCGCAGCCGCGGCTGACGACAGCCAACAGCAGCAGCACCTTGAGCCGGTGCTTGTCACCGGTGCCCGTTCGTCCGCCCCATCGCCCGACCTGCCGCACAGCAGCGCCGGCAAGTCGGCCGTACAACTGCGTGAGCAGAACCTGGTGAACCCCGAGGACGCGCTCAAGTACCTGCCCAGCACCACGCTGCGCAAGCGCTACAGCGGCGACCGCAACGCGCTCATCGGTGGCCGCAGCTTCGGCACACTCCAACCGTCCCGCGCCCTGGTGTACGTGGACGGCTTCCTGATCTCCAACTTCCTCGGCCGTTTCGACGCGCCCCGCTGGAACATGTTGACGCCCGAGTCGGTGGAGCGCGTCGACGTGCTCTACGGCCCGTTCTCGGCGCTTTATCCGGGGAACTCGATCGGCACCACGGTGGCGGTCACCGAACGCCGGCCGCGCGCCTTCGAGGCCGCGGTGCGCCTGAGCCGCTTCCGCCAGCACTTCGACGCGTATGGCCATGCCGACCACTACGATGGCCACCAGCAGAGCGCCCACCTCGGCGACCGCCTGGGCAGCGGCCTCTGGTACACCGTGGACCTGAACCGCCAGGACGCCACCTCGCAGCCCATGCAGTACCAGGCGGTGACGGCCGACGCGGCCGGCCGCTTCCCCGAGCCACGCTCCGGCCCCGCCACGCCGGTCACCGGCGTGCGCTACGACACCGATCCCCGGGGCTTGCGGCGGGCCCTGCTGGGCGCCGGCGCAGGCGCCATCGACCACACGGTGCAGCAGACGGTCAAGTTGCGTCTGGGCCAGACGCTCGACCGTGCCCTGGCTGGCGACCTCCTGCTGGCCCACTGGACACAGCGCAGCCAGACCCGCAACCTCAGCTTCCTGCGAGATGGCAGCGGCCAGGCGGTGTGGCGTGGACTGGTGAGCGACGGCGCGCAGCGCTTCGAGTTGCCGGCGACCGCGCTCGCCCCTTCACGCCGCGATGAGCGGCACCTGCAGGCCGGGCTGAGGCTGAAGACGCAACACGACACCGGCTGGAACACCACGCTGGTGCTGTCCGGCTACCGCATCATCGAAGACCGGCAGCGCCAGGCCACACAGCCCGACCCGCAGGCGGGCGCCGGCGGCGCTGGCTCCGTGACCCGGCGCGACGGCACCGGCTGGAACACCGCCGAACTGGTGACCACCTACACGCCGGCGGCGGACGACCTCGCCGGCGGCCGCCACGCGCTGACGTTCGGACTGCACCGCAATGCCTATCGACTGCACAGCACGGTGGACCGCACGGCCGACTGGCGTGGCGGCCCGGGGCAGCCGGACCAGTACTACCGCGGCCGCACCCGGGTCGTGGCCCTCTATGGCCAGGACGTTTGGCGCCTGCGCCCCGATCTCAAGCTCACCTGGGGCGTGCGCTGGGAACGCTTCGAGGCCGGGGACGGGCAACAGAAATTCCCGGGCAGCGAGCCGGAGCCCCGTTACCCGTCGCGCCGCCTGCACGGCAGCTCCCCCAAGGCCTCGCTCGCCTGGTGGGCCACGCCCGACCTCCTGCTGAAAGCCAGTGCCGGGCGCGGCGTGCGCTTTCCCAACGTGGAGGAGCTGTACAACGGCAGCATCGCGGCGAACGGGCGCAAGACCAGCAGCGATCCTCGCCTCGCCCCCGAGCGCGCGGACGCGCTGGAGCTGTCGGCCGAGTACGGCTGGCAGCGCCACCTGCTGCGCGCCTCGCTGTTCCAGGACGACGTGCAGGACGCCATCCTGCGACAGAACGACGTGAGCGCCCAGATCGACTGGGTCAGCAACGTCGACCGCGTCCGCACCCGCGGCATCGAGCTGACGTGGCAAGCCCAGGACTGGCCAGCGCGCGGCCTCTCGCTCGATGCCAATGTCGCACTGGCCCGCAGCAAGGTGGCCGCCAATGCGCGCGACCCGCGCAGCGTGGGCAAGTACTGGCCGCGGGTGCCACGCCTGCGCGCCAGCGTGGTTGCCGCCTGGCGTGCGAACGAGCGCTGGACCACCAGCCTCGCCCTGCGCCACAGCGGACGCGCCTACAACACCAGCGACAACAGCGACATCCAGCCCGATGTCTACGGCGGCGTGTCGCGGCTGACCCAGCTCGACCTGCGCGGCAGCGTGAAGCTGCAGCCGCAGCTGGAGCTGGCTCTCGGCATCGACAACCTGACCGATCAGCGCGCCTGGCAGTCGCACCCCTACCCCGGGCGCACGCTCCTTGCCGAGTTGCGCTGGACGCGCTGA